From Nostoc flagelliforme CCNUN1, a single genomic window includes:
- a CDS encoding tyrosine-type recombinase/integrase: MIFNFKKYISLISRSSLAYVWKHYKERHLALVALSVHPHMLRYACGFYLASHGHDTRAIQAYLGHKNIQHTIRYTELTSDRFQKFWLD, encoded by the coding sequence ATGATTTTTAACTTCAAAAAATATATATCACTAATAAGCCGCTCATCTCTTGCTTATGTATGGAAACATTACAAAGAAAGGCATCTTGCTCTTGTAGCTTTATCGGTGCATCCGCATATGTTACGTTATGCCTGCGGGTTTTATTTAGCATCTCATGGTCATGACACCAGAGCTATTCAGGCTTATCTGGGACATAAGAATATTCAACACACTATTCGCTACACAGAACTCACGAGCGATCGCTTCCAGAAATTTTGGCTCGACTGA
- a CDS encoding GUN4 domain-containing protein — protein MSEQDKLPQSVDVGYTLLHDLLVGGQWQKADSETGTVMLKIADRIKEGWLRESDITKFPQLDLQTIDYLWVKHSQERFGFSVQSCIWKNVEQDYGKFSDAVGWRLNYRWRQYSELIFKTEAPMGHLPAAPFFKSNLAIGWAATLMPKLAQSYTIEHTV, from the coding sequence ATGTCTGAACAAGATAAATTACCCCAAAGTGTAGATGTGGGCTATACTTTGTTGCATGACTTACTTGTAGGAGGGCAGTGGCAAAAAGCTGACTCCGAAACTGGGACAGTAATGCTAAAAATAGCTGATCGCATCAAAGAAGGCTGGCTTCGAGAGTCAGACATTACAAAATTTCCCCAACTGGATCTACAAACTATTGATTACCTCTGGGTAAAGCATAGTCAAGAGCGTTTCGGGTTTTCTGTTCAAAGCTGCATCTGGAAGAATGTAGAACAGGACTACGGCAAGTTTTCTGATGCAGTGGGATGGCGACTAAACTACCGTTGGCGTCAGTACTCTGAGTTGATTTTTAAAACGGAGGCTCCGATGGGACATTTACCTGCTGCACCATTCTTTAAGTCGAACTTGGCTATTGGTTGGGCTGCAACTTTGATGCCAAAGCTTGCTCAATCTTATACAATTGAGCATACTGTGTAG
- a CDS encoding Tn3 family transposase translates to MSKPFLDQITATKIQHFAAEARVLTASEMKAITLPKRITILLCLIYSAQVQTRDNLIEMFLKRMRSIHHKAKEELDKLREKQQSAIERLLGVFTNVLEIFVDEPVNTEILGQVNQVLAPGGGAQQLLNECEAVNAYKGNNYLPLIWRFYKSHRPCFFRLLSALKFSSTSSEKSVVDALKFLVENSHRRGEFIKESINLDFASPQWQKLVLTQNGEHSQIIRRHLEVCVFSYLAAELRSGDICVHGSEDYADHREQLLPWSECLPLIDQYCQNLGLASTADSFVQQLKSMLADTALQVDEAYPDNRQVVINDQGEPVLKKPPRHELSLQAKALIEAVEERFPERNLIDILKNVDYWTNFTRHFGPMSGSDPKLEHAIERYLLTTFAYGCNLGPTQAARHMRGVVTARELSFVNRRHVNADKLNAALTDIIIATMF, encoded by the coding sequence ATGTCAAAACCATTCTTAGACCAAATTACTGCTACTAAGATACAACATTTTGCTGCTGAGGCTAGGGTTTTAACTGCTTCTGAGATGAAAGCAATTACGCTTCCCAAGCGAATTACTATTTTACTATGCTTAATTTATTCGGCTCAAGTACAAACCAGGGATAATTTAATTGAAATGTTCCTTAAAAGGATGCGTAGTATTCATCATAAAGCTAAAGAAGAACTAGATAAACTCCGAGAAAAACAACAATCAGCTATAGAGAGATTACTGGGAGTTTTTACCAATGTTCTGGAAATTTTTGTAGATGAACCAGTAAATACAGAAATTCTAGGTCAGGTAAATCAGGTTTTGGCACCCGGAGGAGGAGCGCAGCAATTGTTGAATGAATGCGAAGCTGTCAATGCCTATAAGGGGAACAACTATCTTCCATTAATATGGCGTTTTTATAAAAGCCACCGCCCGTGTTTTTTTCGGTTACTAAGTGCTTTGAAGTTTTCATCTACTAGCAGTGAAAAAAGTGTAGTAGACGCATTAAAATTCCTTGTTGAAAATTCACATCGACGTGGCGAATTTATTAAAGAGAGTATCAATCTGGATTTTGCTTCACCCCAATGGCAGAAACTTGTGTTGACTCAAAATGGAGAACATTCTCAAATTATTCGTCGTCATTTGGAAGTTTGTGTTTTCTCTTATTTGGCGGCAGAATTAAGGTCTGGGGATATCTGTGTTCATGGTAGCGAGGATTATGCTGACCACAGAGAGCAACTACTTCCTTGGTCAGAATGTTTACCTCTGATTGACCAATATTGTCAGAATTTGGGTTTGGCTTCAACTGCCGATAGCTTTGTTCAGCAATTAAAGTCAATGCTTGCTGATACAGCACTTCAAGTAGATGAAGCTTATCCTGATAACCGTCAAGTTGTTATTAATGACCAAGGAGAACCAGTATTAAAAAAGCCGCCACGTCATGAATTGAGTCTCCAAGCCAAGGCACTGATAGAAGCAGTTGAAGAACGTTTTCCAGAACGCAATTTAATTGATATTCTGAAAAATGTTGATTATTGGACTAATTTTACAAGACATTTTGGGCCAATGAGCGGCTCTGACCCCAAGTTAGAACATGCTATTGAGCGTTATTTACTAACTACCTTTGCTTATGGTTGTAACTTAGGTCCAACACAAGCAGCACGACATATGCGGGGAGTGGTAACTGCCAGAGAGCTTTCCTTTGTCAATCGTCGTCATGTGAATGCAGATAAACTAAATGCAGCATTGACCGATATAATTATCGCTACAATGTTTTGA
- a CDS encoding DUF4158 domain-containing protein: protein MPSEIVLGYENNKTMYRHRVAIREYLKVNDFDKNARHLAALAVHESAKVMDNPADLINVAIGELIKQRYELPGFYTLDRLVRRIRHLVNQKIFNFVINRLEQEYIEYINSLLDSIRPKGLPLLIISSSYPSVQLAIISMIYLYTSLGWKH from the coding sequence ATGCCAAGTGAGATTGTTTTAGGTTATGAAAACAACAAAACAATGTATCGGCATCGAGTTGCTATCCGCGAATATCTCAAGGTAAATGATTTTGATAAAAATGCCAGACACTTAGCAGCATTAGCTGTACATGAATCAGCTAAAGTCATGGATAATCCTGCTGATTTAATCAACGTCGCTATTGGCGAACTAATCAAACAACGGTACGAATTACCGGGATTTTACACTTTAGACAGATTAGTACGTCGTATCCGACATTTAGTTAATCAAAAAATATTTAATTTTGTTATTAACCGACTTGAGCAAGAATATATCGAGTATATAAATAGCTTATTAGATAGTATCCGACCGAAAGGCTTACCCCTTTTAATAATCTCAAGCAGCTACCCAAGCGTCCAACTCGCAATCATCTCAATGATTTACTTATACACTTCACTTGGTTGGAAACATTAG
- a CDS encoding DUF1392 family protein: MINQITVLESCWHISPGWGKNMPPLAVEILEKVLLPISNLSGYCRGVEWSGQEWIYAIICQSETLYLPEQEFHPTNVLKKSTVSTPAFNLGDIVEVDFGEQPTRRIIQGIFSLKDNWLYGVEWRSPTLEEVSAQSRTIWLADVDLVNVSV; encoded by the coding sequence ATGATTAACCAAATTACCGTCTTAGAATCCTGTTGGCATATTTCTCCTGGGTGGGGTAAGAATATGCCTCCACTAGCAGTGGAAATATTAGAAAAAGTTTTGTTGCCAATCTCAAACTTGTCAGGTTATTGCCGCGGTGTTGAGTGGTCAGGACAAGAATGGATTTATGCAATTATTTGCCAGAGTGAAACTCTCTACTTACCTGAGCAAGAATTTCATCCAACAAATGTACTAAAAAAGTCCACTGTTTCCACTCCAGCTTTTAATCTGGGGGACATAGTTGAGGTTGATTTCGGTGAACAGCCGACACGCCGTATTATTCAAGGAATTTTTAGTCTCAAAGATAATTGGCTTTATGGGGTAGAGTGGCGCTCCCCAACTTTAGAAGAAGTGTCTGCCCAAAGCAGAACAATATGGCTTGCTGATGTTGATTTAGTCAATGTTAGTGTATGA
- a CDS encoding PAS domain-containing protein: protein MLIYLSDALQERILSLFHYSLKLTGFLMLGTSESIKTASNLFTSVHESAKIYACKLTLTRTLFSFTTSSYPVVIGESQQRVVKTISNNLDLAREVDQLISNRYAPVSVVVNDQMHVLHLRGDTDPYLKLPVGTTDLNLLMMARECLAMPLRTAFYQAQTQNTSVRQEQIQLELGERSTCLNLEVIPFQPTIANGLYFLVVFEAVSLPATPFTSTPVERQGAEDLEREIIQLRQALSASTQRELSAQAHLQAVIQEHNYLNQSLRVANEEILSSNEELQSTNEELQTAKEEIQATNEELSTTNEELRNRNLQQNRDNSDLNNFIDSLSVPILMLTNDLRIRRFTPSAQRLFNFISTDVGRPFNDFRTDFDVSHLESMTLEVLETLNTKEQEIQTQVKIGVVSLLFSTV from the coding sequence GTGCTGATTTATTTATCAGATGCATTGCAAGAGCGGATCTTGTCCCTCTTTCATTACAGTCTTAAATTAACCGGCTTTTTGATGCTGGGCACTTCCGAAAGCATCAAGACTGCCTCAAACTTGTTTACCTCAGTCCACGAATCCGCTAAAATTTACGCTTGCAAATTGACCTTGACTCGGACGCTATTTTCATTCACGACCAGTTCTTATCCCGTGGTCATCGGCGAGAGTCAGCAGCGAGTCGTTAAGACCATTAGCAATAATTTGGATTTAGCGCGAGAAGTCGATCAACTCATCTCAAATCGCTACGCGCCAGTGTCCGTCGTGGTGAACGACCAAATGCACGTTCTCCACCTGCGCGGAGACACCGATCCCTACCTGAAACTGCCTGTCGGAACCACTGACTTAAACCTGCTGATGATGGCACGGGAATGCTTGGCGATGCCGCTTCGCACTGCCTTTTATCAAGCTCAAACTCAAAACACCTCGGTTCGACAAGAACAAATTCAGCTTGAATTGGGTGAGCGCTCAACTTGCCTCAATCTGGAAGTGATTCCCTTCCAACCGACGATCGCCAACGGGCTGTATTTTTTGGTCGTTTTTGAAGCGGTTTCACTTCCAGCCACTCCCTTTACTTCCACTCCAGTTGAACGCCAAGGAGCCGAAGATTTGGAGCGTGAAATCATTCAGTTGCGTCAAGCCCTGTCAGCCTCAACTCAACGAGAGCTTTCAGCACAAGCGCATTTGCAGGCAGTGATTCAGGAACACAACTATCTCAACCAAAGCCTGCGAGTGGCAAACGAAGAAATCTTGTCGAGCAACGAAGAGTTACAAAGCACCAATGAAGAACTCCAAACAGCTAAAGAGGAGATTCAAGCAACTAACGAGGAACTCAGCACCACCAACGAAGAACTCCGGAACCGCAATCTGCAACAAAACCGAGACAATAGCGACCTGAACAACTTTATTGACAGCCTCAGTGTACCGATCTTGATGCTGACGAATGATTTGAGAATTCGCCGCTTCACCCCCAGTGCCCAGCGCCTGTTCAACTTCATTTCCACCGATGTCGGACGTCCGTTTAACGACTTCCGCACCGATTTTGACGTTTCTCACCTAGAATCGATGACGTTAGAGGTGCTGGAGACACTCAACACCAAAGAACAAGAAATTCAAACACAGGTTAAGATCGGTGTTGTTTCGCTTTTATTTTCAACCGTTTAG
- a CDS encoding NF041680 family putative transposase — protein sequence MPKFNYNQLITQFQDFRQKIYNCFESCSDACMNLLDALAGNTGANSIAELSLNPLFPRSYNSIYKAISESFNTTSQDTSNKVEEAEEEKDNLIRVISELIDQPQKRPFYLFATDTTPHPRPYAKTLAERGYIYQPNTIKGNKPINIGHSYSILSILPEKKNANAAPWSIPISGERVSLDKSSVEVGSEQIQALMCDSSLHWHEKLCVLVADSAYSQRSFLFEQSKHQNLVIVARCRSNRIFYQSPPVEESKKKRGCPKKYGERFDLADAETWHLPDETTQTQQTTRKGRLLNITILAWHQMLMRGTKEQKMYRHPFTLIRVHVTDNTGNSVWKPMWLIVIGNQRQQISATVAYQSFRQRFDIEHMFRFCKQHLLMTEFQTPDVKHEENWIRLVMLAYAQLWASKDLATHLPRPWERYLKPESDTIMTPSAVQRDFQRIISEIGTPARSPKTRGNSIGRVQGQAQTQRTKHPIVKKQSKPTPDKQKAA from the coding sequence ATGCCGAAATTTAATTACAATCAATTAATAACGCAATTCCAAGATTTTCGACAAAAAATTTACAACTGTTTTGAATCGTGCAGTGATGCCTGTATGAATTTGTTGGATGCGCTTGCGGGTAATACAGGAGCCAATTCAATTGCTGAGTTATCTTTAAATCCTTTGTTTCCTAGAAGCTATAACTCTATTTATAAAGCAATATCTGAATCATTTAATACAACTAGTCAGGATACGAGCAATAAAGTTGAAGAAGCAGAAGAAGAAAAAGATAACTTAATTAGGGTAATATCTGAGTTAATTGACCAACCACAAAAACGCCCTTTTTACTTATTCGCAACTGATACAACACCACATCCGCGTCCTTACGCTAAAACTTTAGCTGAACGTGGGTATATTTATCAGCCGAATACAATAAAAGGTAACAAACCTATTAATATTGGTCATTCTTATTCGATACTTTCTATCTTACCAGAGAAAAAAAATGCTAATGCTGCACCTTGGTCAATACCAATATCAGGAGAAAGGGTATCCCTTGATAAAAGTAGCGTTGAAGTAGGAAGCGAACAGATTCAAGCACTAATGTGCGATTCATCACTTCATTGGCATGAAAAATTGTGCGTATTAGTAGCAGATAGTGCTTATAGCCAACGTTCATTTCTCTTTGAGCAGTCCAAACACCAAAATTTGGTAATCGTCGCTAGATGCCGTAGTAATCGAATTTTCTACCAATCTCCACCCGTTGAGGAGTCAAAGAAAAAACGTGGCTGTCCAAAAAAATACGGTGAGCGGTTTGATTTGGCTGATGCTGAAACTTGGCATCTTCCGGACGAGACAACACAAACACAGCAGACAACTCGTAAGGGTCGCCTTTTAAACATTACTATCCTTGCTTGGCATCAAATGTTGATGAGGGGAACTAAGGAGCAAAAAATGTACCGTCATCCCTTCACCCTTATTAGGGTTCATGTAACTGATAATACTGGTAATTCTGTTTGGAAACCCATGTGGTTAATTGTCATCGGCAACCAACGTCAACAAATCTCAGCTACTGTTGCTTACCAAAGTTTCAGACAGAGGTTTGATATTGAACACATGTTCCGTTTCTGCAAACAACATTTGTTGATGACGGAGTTTCAAACTCCAGATGTCAAACACGAGGAAAATTGGATACGCTTAGTAATGCTCGCTTACGCACAACTCTGGGCGTCAAAAGATTTAGCAACACACTTACCTAGACCCTGGGAGCGTTATTTAAAACCTGAAAGTGATACAATCATGACTCCCAGTGCCGTACAACGCGATTTTCAAAGAATTATTTCCGAGATTGGTACACCCGCCCGTTCTCCCAAAACCCGAGGAAATTCAATCGGTCGAGTTCAAGGTCAGGCTCAAACGCAACGAACTAAGCATCCTATTGTCAAGAAGCAGTCAAAACCAACACCTGATAAACAAAAAGCCGCGTAA
- a CDS encoding GIY-YIG nuclease family protein: MGDNLLVCTFPFITLEPNQLNLFSDLTVTPARRAETLVMSLEALLKWKSQIFEYQQKVRENKPPQQTALFDLTPKHCDPDQIAPLLLRLVPMSFYRMPVDSPGSTCLYFIIDSAASVVLYVGETCRSNKRWQGINTCKDYIASYQDLHYRYGLLSSSQRRILVGCSG; this comes from the coding sequence GTGGGGGATAATCTACTGGTTTGTACATTCCCATTTATCACCTTGGAACCCAACCAGCTAAATTTATTTTCTGATTTGACCGTCACACCAGCACGCAGAGCAGAGACACTGGTAATGAGCCTTGAGGCGCTGTTGAAGTGGAAATCTCAGATTTTTGAATATCAGCAGAAGGTGAGAGAGAACAAACCACCACAGCAGACGGCATTATTTGACCTTACCCCTAAGCACTGCGACCCAGACCAAATTGCTCCCCTCTTGCTGCGGCTTGTGCCAATGTCATTTTATCGAATGCCAGTTGATAGTCCTGGGTCAACTTGTCTATATTTCATCATAGACTCGGCGGCTTCTGTTGTGTTGTACGTGGGCGAAACGTGCCGCTCTAATAAGCGATGGCAGGGTATAAACACCTGCAAAGATTACATCGCCAGCTACCAGGATTTACATTATCGCTATGGGTTACTCTCCAGCAGTCAACGCCGCATTTTGGTGGGATGCTCCGGTTGA
- a CDS encoding Tn3 family transposase — protein MTSIERTAYPRLKRYFTAKELTEIYTPTKSEIAFAYSTAKGQSNIFNLIVLLKAFQRLGYFPKLSEIPNSIINHIRGCLKMPSEIVLGYENNKTMYRHRVAIREYLKVNDFDKNARHLAALAVHESAKVMDNPADLINVAIGELIKQRYELPGFYTLDRLVRRIRHLVNQKIFNFVINRLEQEYIEYINSLLDSYPTERLTPFNNLKQLPKRPTRNHLNDLLIHFTWLETLGDVKPFLDQITATKIQHFAAEARVLTASEMKAITLPKRITILLCLIYSAQVQTRDNLIEMFLKRMRSIHHKAKEELDKLREKQQSAIERLLGVFTNVLEIFVDEPVNTEILGQVNQVLAPGGGAQQLLNECEAVNAYKGNNYLPLIWRFYKSHRRVFFRLLSALKFSSTSSEKSVVDALKFLVENSHRRGEFIKESINLDFASPQWQKLVLTQNGEHSQIIRRHLEVCVFSYLAAELRSGDICVHGSEDYADHREQLLPWSECLPLIDQYCQNLGLASTADSFVQQLKSMLADTALQVDEAYPDNRQVVINDQGEPVLKKPPRHELSLQAKALIEAVEERFPERNLIDILKNVDYWTNFTRHFGPMSGSDPKLEHAIERYLLTTFAYGCNLGPTQAARHMRGVVTARELSFVNRRHVNADKLNAALTDIINRYNVLNLPKLWGDGSTAAADGTKYELYEDNLLSEYHIRYGGYGGIAYHHVADSYVALFSHFISCGTWEAVYIIEGLLKNNSDIQPDTIHADTQGQSTPVFALAYLLGIKLMPRIRNWKDLNFFRPDKETIYKHIDLLFKDPINWGLIKTHWQDLLQVVLSIQAGKVSSPVLLRKLGNYSHKNRLYQAFQELGRVVRTVFLLEYISDIKLRQQITAATNKVEAYHGFSKWFFFGGFGIIGYNSPEEQEKIIKYNDLIANAVIFHNVVDLTNILRDLKREGYLIMREDVTALSPYMNSHIKRFGDYSIDLDTLPQTLDEVAAFVFV, from the coding sequence GTGACATCTATAGAACGTACTGCTTACCCCAGGTTGAAGCGCTACTTTACTGCCAAAGAACTTACGGAAATTTACACTCCTACAAAATCAGAAATTGCTTTCGCCTATAGCACTGCCAAGGGACAAAGCAATATCTTTAACTTAATAGTTTTATTAAAAGCATTTCAGCGATTAGGGTATTTTCCAAAACTTTCTGAGATTCCCAACTCAATAATCAATCACATTCGTGGCTGCTTAAAAATGCCAAGTGAGATTGTTTTAGGTTATGAAAACAACAAAACAATGTATCGGCATCGAGTTGCTATCCGCGAATATCTCAAGGTAAATGATTTTGATAAAAATGCCAGACACTTAGCAGCATTAGCTGTACATGAATCAGCTAAAGTCATGGATAATCCTGCTGATTTAATCAACGTCGCTATTGGCGAACTAATCAAACAACGGTACGAATTACCGGGATTTTACACTTTAGACAGATTAGTACGTCGTATCCGACATTTAGTTAATCAAAAAATATTTAATTTTGTTATTAACCGACTTGAGCAAGAATATATCGAGTATATAAATAGCTTATTAGATAGTTATCCGACCGAAAGGCTTACCCCTTTTAATAATCTCAAGCAGCTACCCAAGCGTCCAACTCGCAATCATCTCAATGATTTACTTATACACTTCACTTGGTTGGAAACATTAGGGGATGTCAAACCATTCTTAGACCAAATTACTGCTACTAAGATACAACATTTTGCTGCTGAGGCTAGGGTTTTAACTGCTTCTGAGATGAAAGCAATTACGCTTCCCAAGCGAATTACTATTTTACTATGCTTAATTTATTCGGCTCAAGTACAAACCAGGGATAATTTAATTGAAATGTTCCTTAAAAGGATGCGTAGTATTCATCATAAAGCTAAAGAAGAACTAGATAAACTCCGAGAAAAACAACAATCAGCTATAGAGAGATTACTGGGAGTTTTTACCAATGTTCTGGAAATTTTTGTAGATGAACCAGTAAATACAGAAATTCTAGGTCAGGTAAATCAGGTTTTGGCACCCGGAGGAGGAGCGCAGCAATTGTTGAATGAATGCGAAGCTGTCAATGCCTATAAGGGGAACAACTATCTTCCATTAATATGGCGTTTTTATAAAAGCCACCGCCGTGTTTTTTTTCGGTTACTAAGTGCTTTGAAGTTTTCATCTACTAGCAGTGAAAAAAGTGTAGTAGACGCATTAAAATTCCTTGTTGAAAATTCACATCGACGTGGCGAATTTATTAAAGAGAGTATCAATCTGGATTTTGCTTCACCCCAATGGCAGAAACTTGTGTTGACTCAAAATGGAGAACATTCTCAAATTATTCGTCGTCATTTGGAAGTTTGTGTTTTCTCTTATTTGGCGGCAGAATTAAGGTCTGGGGATATCTGTGTTCATGGTAGCGAGGATTATGCTGACCACAGAGAGCAACTACTTCCTTGGTCAGAATGTTTACCTCTGATTGACCAATATTGTCAGAATTTGGGTTTGGCTTCAACTGCCGATAGCTTTGTTCAGCAATTAAAGTCAATGCTTGCTGATACAGCACTTCAAGTAGATGAAGCTTATCCTGATAACCGTCAAGTTGTTATTAATGACCAAGGAGAACCAGTATTAAAAAAGCCGCCACGTCATGAATTGAGTCTCCAAGCCAAGGCACTGATAGAAGCAGTTGAAGAACGTTTTCCAGAACGCAATTTAATTGATATTCTGAAAAATGTTGATTATTGGACTAATTTTACAAGACATTTTGGGCCAATGAGCGGCTCTGACCCCAAGTTAGAACATGCTATTGAGCGTTATTTACTAACTACCTTTGCTTATGGTTGTAACTTAGGTCCAACACAAGCAGCACGACATATGCGGGGAGTGGTAACTGCCAGAGAGCTTTCCTTTGTCAATCGTCGTCATGTGAATGCAGATAAACTAAATGCAGCATTGACCGATATAATTAATCGCTACAATGTTTTGAACTTACCAAAGTTATGGGGTGACGGCTCAACGGCAGCAGCAGATGGAACCAAGTATGAACTTTATGAAGATAACCTGCTGTCTGAGTACCATATTCGATATGGAGGTTATGGTGGCATTGCTTACCATCACGTTGCTGATAGTTATGTGGCATTATTTAGCCACTTTATTTCTTGCGGAACATGGGAAGCAGTTTATATCATTGAAGGCTTGTTAAAAAACAACTCTGATATCCAGCCAGATACAATTCATGCCGACACTCAAGGTCAATCAACACCAGTTTTTGCATTAGCCTATTTGCTGGGTATTAAGTTAATGCCTCGCATTAGAAACTGGAAAGATTTAAATTTCTTTCGTCCTGATAAAGAAACAATTTATAAGCATATAGATTTACTTTTTAAAGATCCTATCAATTGGGGTTTAATAAAAACTCATTGGCAAGACCTTTTACAGGTTGTGCTATCAATTCAAGCCGGAAAAGTTTCTTCGCCAGTTTTATTACGAAAGTTAGGTAACTATAGCCATAAAAATCGGCTTTACCAAGCTTTTCAAGAATTGGGACGAGTAGTAAGAACAGTATTCTTATTGGAGTATATCTCTGATATTAAGTTAAGACAGCAGATTACTGCTGCGACAAATAAAGTTGAAGCTTATCATGGTTTTTCTAAATGGTTTTTCTTTGGAGGATTTGGAATAATTGGTTATAATTCTCCAGAAGAACAAGAGAAAATTATTAAATATAATGATTTGATTGCTAATGCGGTAATCTTTCACAATGTGGTTGATTTAACAAATATTCTGCGTGATTTGAAGCGTGAAGGCTATTTAATCATGCGTGAAGATGTGACCGCTTTAAGTCCTTACATGAATAGTCATATTAAACGATTTGGTGACTATTCGATTGACTTGGATACTTTACCGCAGACATTGGATGAGGTGGCAGCGTTCGTTTTCGTGTAA